The following nucleotide sequence is from Candidatus Bipolaricaulis sibiricus.
TCCACCGGAGAGCCACGGAGCACAGTCGTGTCCCGACCATGGGCGTCGATTGTAGGAACCGGTACCGCTTCCCGCCACCGGTCGTGGCGAGATCCTCGCGGTCAACCTGGCTTATTGGCCCGTTGGAGAACCTCGTCGATCGTCCCCGCCATGTAGAACGCCTGCTCCGGGACACCATCCAACTCGCCGTCGCAGATCATGCGGAACCCACGTACGGTGTCCTCGATCTTCACGTACGCGCCGGGACGGCTCGTGAAGTGCTCCGCGACGTGGAACGGTTGGGCCATGAACCGCTGGATCTTCCGGGCCCGCATCACGGTGATCTGGTCTTCCTCGGACAGCTCCTCCATCCCCATGATGGCGATGATGTCCTGCAGGTCTTGGTTGCGCTGCAGAATCGCCCGTGTCCGCTGCGCAACCTGGTAGTGGTCGCGGGTCAGCACCCGGGGGTCCATGAGCCGCGAGTCGGACTGCAGGGGGTCCACCGCGGGATAGATCCCCTTCTCGGCCAGATCCCGGGTGAGGGTGATCGTGGCGTCGAGGTGGGAGAACACGGTGGCGGGTGCGGGGTCGGTGATATCGTCGGCAGGCACGAACACCGCTTGGACGGCAGTGATCGAGCCGCGCCGAGTGGACGTGATCCGCTCTTGGAGTTCGGCCATCTCCGTGGCAAGGGTCGGCTGGTAGCCGACCTCGCTCGGCATCCGCCCCAGGAGGGCGGAAACCTCGCTCCCTGCCTGGGCGAACCGGAAGATGTTGTCGATGAAGAGGAGCACATCCTTGCCCTCCTCGTCGCGGAAGTACTCGGCCATGGTGACCCCGGACAGGCCGACCCGGAACCGGGCCCCCGGGGGTTCATTCATCTGGCCGT
It contains:
- a CDS encoding ATP synthase beta chain, encoding MTENARTIKGRILTIRGPVVDVQFPPGHLPPLRQALSIRREEGDLILEVAQHLGDSTVRAIAMDSTDGLRRADEVIDTGGPITVPVGPETLGRMFDLTGRPIDEQPPPPATKRYPIHRESPPLADLAVEDEVLETGIKVLDLIAPIPKGGKVGLFGGAGVGKTVLIMELIRAIAYEHQGFSVFAGVGERSREGNELYLGMKDSGVLANTVLVYGQMNEPPGARFRVGLSGVTMAEYFRDEEGKDVLLFIDNIFRFAQAGSEVSALLGRMPSEVGYQPTLATEMAELQERITSTRRGSITAVQAVFVPADDITDPAPATVFSHLDATITLTRDLAEKGIYPAVDPLQSDSRLMDPRVLTRDHYQVAQRTRAILQRNQDLQDIIAIMGMEELSEEDQITVMRARKIQRFMAQPFHVAEHFTSRPGAYVKIEDTVRGFRMICDGELDGVPEQAFYMAGTIDEVLQRANKPG